Genomic window (Shewanella psychropiezotolerans):
TTTTGATGTACATAAATTTGGTGGTGATGCCCCATTATTGTTAGGCGGTGTGCATGTCCCCTATGAGCTAGGCTTGATTGCACATTCTGATGGCGATGTCGTGCTACACGCCATATCCGATGCTATTTTAGGCTCGGTCGCCTTAGGGGATATCGGCAAGCATTTTCCCGATACCGATGAAGAATTTAAGGGAGCCGACAGTCGTCATCTTTTGCGCCATTGCTACAAGTTGGCAAGGGATAAAGGCTTCGAGCTTGGCAACCTAGATGTCACCATTATCGCTCAAGTACCTAAAATGGCGCCCCACATAGCAGCCATTCGTGAAGTGCTAAGCCAAGACTTAGAGACCAATATAGATAATATCAATGTTAAGGCGACCACGACCGAGAAGCTAGGCTTTACCGGTCGTAAAGAGGGCATTGCCGTCGAAGCCGTCGTATTGGTCACTAAGATAGCCATATAAGTTTTTCAAACAGACTCAATTGACCCAATTAGAGAATAAGAGTGACCATGATAGAACTGCATTATTTACACGGTAAACCAGCATCCAAGGCCGATCTTCGTACGCAAAATAGCGATTTCATTGTGCAGGAAATATTGCCTTTTAGCCCGACGGGCGAGGGAGAGCACCACCTTCTGCATATACGTAAAGAGGGGCTAAATACTGCCGATGTGGTTAAGATATTATCTGGTTTTGCCCATGTTCACCCTAAAGAGGTGACCTATGCGGGTCAGAAGGATAAGAATGCGGTCACTGAGCAGTGGTTCGGCGTGCGTATTCCAGGTAAAGAGACTCCGGATTGGGCCAGCTTAAATTGCGATGAACTCACTATCTTGTCTAGTGATCGTCACAGTAAAAAGTTAAGAATAGGTGCCTTGGCCGGTAACCGCTTTAGTTTGACTCTGCGTAACGTGACCGATATGCAAGATGTACTTACTAGATTAGCGCTAATAAACGAGACCGGGGTGCCGAATTATTTCGGTGAGCAAAGATTTGGTCATGACGGCAAAAATTTAGTCTTTGGTCGACAGATGTTTACCGGTCGTAAGGTGAAAGACAGGAAAAAACGCAGCATGTATCTATCTGCCGTTCGCTCCTATCTGTTCAATTACGTTACATCGATGAGGCTGACCGAACACGGCCTCGAGAAACTCGATGGCGACAGTGTGATGTTAGCGGGAAGTAGAAGTTATTTTGTTGCCGAGCAATGGGATGATGCGTTACTTAAGCGTCTGGACGAAAAAGATATTCAGCTGTCGGCACCTATGTGGGGCAGGGGATCGGCATTGCCTCAAGGTAATGCGGCAGATTTCGAGGCTAAGGCGTTAGCCGAGTTTGACACAGATCGTGATGGATTAGAACATGCGGGATTAGAGCAAGAGCGCCGACCTCTGTTACTAGAGCCTCAGCATTTATCATATCAACAAGAGGGAGACGATGTGATAGTCATTAAATTCGCACTTCCTGCAGGCAGCTTCGCAACGTCCGTGCTGCGAGAAGTGTTTGATTATGAAGATGTTAGAGAACGGGAATTTCGTCAACGTCAGTTAGAGCGACGTGAGCAAGAGCAAGGCTCAGCATAGCTAGGAAATATTGGGGTTTTCAGCCTTAAGTTAACACCAAGATTTCAGTGCCATTTTCAGATTTATTAAATATTTGTATAATTATTTATAGCAGGTCAATAATGATAAAGATCCTAGTAAGTAACGATGATGGTGTCACTGCACCGGGAATTAAGGCGTTATCGGATGCATTATCAGTGTCCTATCAGGTCATGACTGTGGGGCCTGATCGTAACTGCTCAGGAGCGAGTAGTTCATTAACTTTGACGAACCCTTTACGAATTAATACGTTAAGTAATGGTTTTGTCTCTGTAAGTGGCACACCAACCGACAGTGTTCATCTTGCAATACGTGAGTTGTATTCCGATGAGCCCGATATGGTGGTAGCTGGGATTAATGCCGGTGCTAATTTAGGTGATGACACCTTGTATTCCGGTACCGTAGCGGCAGCAATGGAGGGGCGTTTTCTTGGCTTGCCAGCCGTTGCCGTTTCACTGGTGGGCTCTAAATTGGCACATTTCGACACGGCAGCCCATTTTGCTTGTCGAATCATTGCGGGCTTACTGAACAAACCTATTGCTCAGGATCAGATTTTAAATATTAATGTTCCTGATCTACCGATTGATGAGATTAAAGGGATTAAGGTCACTCGATTAGGGGCAAGACATAGAGCCGAAGGTATGATTAAGGCTCAAGATCCAGCGGGAAGAGACATCTATTGGTTGGGGCCCCCGGGAGATGAGCAGGATGCCAGTGAAGGAACGGACTTTCATGCTGTGAATCATGGCTATGTATCAGTGACCCCTTTAACTGTAGACTTGACCGCTTTCGAGAGAATTACACCACTGCAAGAATGGATTGATAAAATATGAATGGTGTTGCGACGACTTCAGCATTAAATTTAGCCAGAAGTTTACATGAGTCCGGTATAGAGAGTGAGAAGGTGTTGCAGGCATTAGCCAATACACCCAGAGAACTCTTTCTGGACGCTGCTTTAGGACATAAAGCTTATGAAAATACTGCTTTACCTATTGGGCAAGGGCAAACAATTTCTCAGCCTTATATCGTTGCAAGAATGACCGAGCTACTTCTGGATCGTAACCCATCTAAGGTGTTGGAAATCGGTACGGGCTCTGGATATCAGTCAGCCATATTGGCTCAACTTGTGCCAGAGCTATGTACTGTCGAGCGGATCAAGAGTCTACAGATCCAGGCTCGCCAAAGATTAAAAAAAATCGATCTTCATAATATATCGTTCAAATATGGTGATGGATGGAAAGGCTGGCCCAATAAAGGCCCATTTGATGCCATCATGGTAACGGCAGCGGCGAGCAGTGTTCCACAAGCGTTATTGACTCAGTTAGTCGATGGCGGGGTACTGGTTATTCCTGTGGGAGAGGAGTCCCAGCAACTGCTGAAAGTCGTACGTAAGGGAGAGAGCTTTACTTCAGAAGTGGTCGAAATGGTTCGCTTTGTCCCTCTTATTAATGGGGAGCTGGCTTAACCGGCCAAAGCTTGTTGTTAAGTTTTAAATGTTTTTTAGTTTAGATATTTACTGGGTCTTATATCAGCCTGCTTGGCTGATTATTGTAGGGTGTATTTTTGATTACTGGGTTGAAGATGAATTGCAAGAATCTACTTCTATTAGCGCTATGCATTTGCTTCGTAGGCTGTAGCTTTCAGTCTGATAGACCCGCTCCAGTGGTGAATGTCACGACTCCCGTCATGGCTACTTATAATAAAGGGTCATTAAAATCCGATTCTTATCTCGTTAAGAGAGGGGATACCCTTTACTCTATTGCTTGGGCATCTAACAATGACTTCATTGATTTAGCTAAGAAAAATAAGCTTAAAAAGCCATATGTTATCTATCCTGGACAGAAGTTAAACCTTAGTTTGACATCTACTGTTACAAATAGCCAAACGACTAAAACAGTGCCGAATAATCCTCCAAAAGTCGTATCAACTAAGACCAAAACGAATAAAAAACAAACACATACTCCTGTAGTGACGACCAGTAAGCAGCCTGAAGTGGCTAAAAAGAAACCACTTGATCCTGTCAAAGAGTCTGCGTATTCTGTAACGACTAGTCAACAAGATATTAACAAATCTGTCCACAGGCCGACGACTCAGCTACCCACTAAAGTAAGCAAGTGGTTATGGCCAGTGAGAGGAAAGTTGATTGGTCGATTCTCTGCCAATGAGCAAGGGAATAAAGGGATTAAGATCGCAGGTAATCGAGGTGAGATAATTAAGTCTGCAGCCGATGGCCGAGTTGTTTATGCTGGCAGTGCCCTTAGAGGGTATGGAAATTTAGTCATCATTAAACATAGTGACAATTTTCTCAGTGCTTATGCACATGCCGATAAGATCTTAGTCAAAGAAAAACAGTTTGTCTCAATGGGGCAAACGCTTGCAACAATGGGTAATACGGGTACCGATCGGGTCATGTTACATTTTGAAATCCGATATCACGGGAAGTCTGTTAACCCACTTAAATATTTACCTAAACAATAATGGTTTAGGAGCCAGTTTGGCATTTGGAGGATAGTAAAGTGCAGTAGTTTAAATTGAAATTTGGGAGATCATTTTATGGGTCGTAGAACTAGTACCGCAATAGCGGAGCCTTTAGTGGACTTGTCAAAAAACGAGTCTGACGTAAAAACAAAGAAAGGAAATAAGTTACAAGAAGCAGAGCTTGAACAGCAGGTTCAGGATGATCTGCAGAAAAACCTGGACGCAACTCAGTTGTATTTAGGTGAAATTGGTTTTTCCCCTCTACTGAGCGCTGAAGAGGAAGTGTATTTCTCTCGTAAAGCGTTGAAAGGTTGTGGTAAGTCACGTAACCGCATGATTGAAAGTAATCTTAGACTTGTCGTTAAGATAGCTCGTCGCTATAACAACCGTGGACTCGCATTATTAGATCTTATTGAAGAGGGTAATTTAGGCCTGATCCGAGCGGTTGAGAAATTTGATCCTGAAAGAGGATTTAGATTTTCTACCTATGCGACTTGGTGGATTAGACAGACCATAGAACGTGCCATCATGAATCAGACCAGAACGATTCGCCTACCTATACATGTGGTTAAAGAACTCAATGTCTATCTGCGTACTGCAAGAGAATTAGCTCACAAGCTAGATCATGAGCCGACCGCCGAAGAGATAGCGGCTAAACTGGATCTGCCCAGTTCTGATGTCAGTCGTATGTTGAAACTTAATGAAAGGATCACTTCGGTCGACACGCCTTTAGGTGGAGATAATGATAAAGCCTTGCTCGATGTACTTGCCGCCGATGATAATGTGGGCCCAGATTACAAGGTACAAGACGAAGACATGTCAAAGTCCGTGGTTAAATGGCTCGATGAACTCAACACTAAGCAGAGAGAGGTATTAGCGCGCCGTTTTGGCTTGTTGGGGTATGAACCATCTACGCTGGAGAATGTGGGTAAAGAGATAGGTCTCACACGAGAGCGTGTACGCCAAATTCAAGTCGAAGCCCTCAAACGCCTTAAAGACTTACTCGGTGCCCAGGGTTTATCGGTAGAGGCTATCTTTAAGAGTTAGTCGTAACCTGTTTATTTTTACCTTTTATTGTTGGTTAGGGTGTAAATGTAAAGGCTATCCTCACGCATTATGAGTATGAGAGTATTTTTTGAGCAAGCCTGTCCATCTTTTGGATAACAGTTTCTATTGATGCATTCGTGATTAGATTTTCAAGTTTAGGCCCAGAAAGTAGACTTAGTCATTTGTTTTAGTGAATGGACTGAGTAAATAGCCTTAACAAATAGCTGTTAGCATCACATATCAATATCACTACAAAAAAAGCGCACTTTTAGTGCGCTTTTTGTGTCTGGCATCTCTTGTAAAGAGTTATGTCACTCTGTACTGCACAAGCTCTGCAAACCTCCTCTCCTGGAGGCTTGGTATTTTCTAAGCTAGCTGTTTTAGTCTGTACAATATCTCTAAGGCTTGCTTCGGGCTGAGGTCATCAGGATTAATACCTTGCAATGCATCTTCGACTGGCGATATTTGTGGCTCAGGAAAGACCATAGCCTGTTGTGGTGACTCCTGAGTGGACCCCTTGCTATCGCGGCTCTCTAAGTGATGCAGTTTATGCTTGGCTGCGGCAATGACTCTGGCCGGTACACCTGCCAGAGCGGCAACCTGCAAACCGTAGCTTTTACTTGCGGCGCCTTCTTGTACCGCATGCATGAAGACTATGGTGTCTCCATGTTCTATCGCATCAAGATGGACGTTTTCTACATTATCTATGAGATCAGGTAGTTGGGTGAGTTCGAAGTAGTGGGTCGCAAATAGTGTCATCGCCTCAATTTTTTCTGCCAGGTATTCCGCTGCCGACCAAGCTAGGGAGAGTCCGTCGTATGTCGACGTTCCACGACCTATTTCATCCATCAATACCAAACTCTGAGTCGTGGCATTATGGAGAATATTTGCCGTTTCTGTCATCTCCACCATGAAGGTTGAGCGACCGGAAGCGAGATCATCAGATGCGCCTATGCGTGTAAAAATGCGATCAACAGGACCAATAATTGCGTCTTGGGCCGGTACATAGGAGCCGATATGTGCCATGAGAGTGATCAAGGCTACTTGTCTCATATAGGTTGACTTACCGCCCATATTTGGCCCAGTGACGATCAACATTTTACGCGTCGAATTCAGGGTCACAGGATTCGCGATGAAAGGGCTTTGACTGACTTGCTCGACCACGGGATGTCGGCCAGATTCTATATGTATACCCGAGGTGTCGGTGAGTGTCGGGCATCGATAGTTTAGCGTTTCGGCGCGTTCGGCAAAATTACTGATGACATCAAGCTCTGCCGCACCCTGAGCGAATTGCTGTAACTCATGGAGTTTCGGTAACAGAAGATCGAATAACTGCTCCCAGAGCTGCTTTTCGAGTGCCAGTGCCTTGCCCTGACTTGAGAGTACCTTCTCTTCATGTTCTTTCAATTCGGCAATGATGTAACGTTCGGTATTCTTCAGGGTCTGTCTTCGTTGGTAGCTCAGAGGCACCAGATCAGATTCCCGACGGCTGACTTCGATATAGTAACCATGAACCCGGTTATAGCCGACTTTAAGGGTAGATATACCGGTCGAATTTTTCTCACGAGCCTCTAACTCTTTGAGGTAATCCGTTGCCCCCTTACTCAAGGCGCGCCATTGATCCAGCTCTTCGTTGTAGCCATCTCGCAAGACGCCACCATCGCGGATCAGCATAGGCGGATTGTCTATAATTGCTCTGTCGAGGAGCGCGAGCTCATCGGGGAACTCACCGATAATAGTCGCTAAACGCTTGAGATGTGGTGACTGACAACCAATGAGTAGCTGCTGAATGTCGGGCAAGGTAGATAATGCTTGCTTCAGTCGAGAAAAATCCCTTGGCCTGGCGCTTCTCAGTGCGAGTCTGGCCGTGATTCGTTCTATGTCGCCCAGTGCTTTTAAATGTGGAGTCAGAGTGTCAAACAGGCCGCTGTCGAGCAACTCGGTGAGTGCACTTAAGCGAGATTCTATCTGTTGTTTATTTCTCAGCGGTTCGTGGATCCAACGTTGCAACATACGACTGCCCATCGGGGTCGTTGTATTATCTAATATGGCAGATAGGGTATTTTCACGCCCACCTTGCAAGTTGATTGTCAGCTCTAAGTTTCTTCTCGTGGCGGCATCGAGCACGATACTGTCATCTTGATTGAATAGCACGATAGAGTTGATGTGGGGAAGTGCGGTTCTTTGAGTATCTTTGACGTACTGCATCAGGCATCCAGCCGCTTGCAGTGACAAACGCGCGTTTTCTAGGCCGAATCCGCGCAGATCTTTAGTCTTAAATTGATCCAAGAGCAGTTTACGGGAGGTATCGAAATCGAATTCCCATTCCGGGCGCCTGCGTTTGCCATTGAATCCTTTGATGAGAGGCATCTCGCTGAAGTCTTCACTATAGAGAAGCTCGGCTGGATTAGTACGTTGCAGCTCAGCCTCTAATCCTTCTCTTGTCTCTAATTCACTGACCACGAAACGGCCGGAGCTTAAGTCTAAGGTGGCATAACCAAAGCCTGCCTTGCCATGGTATACAGCAGCAAGTAGGTTATCTTGTCTCTCTTGCAGTAAAGCTTCGTCGGTCAGGGTACCTGGGGTGACGAGACGAACGACTTTTCGCTCAACCGGACCCTTAGAGGTAGCTGGATCGCCGATCTGCTCACAAATAGCGACAGAGACCCTAAGCTGAACAAGTTTGGCGAGATAACCTTCGACGGCGTGATAGGGCAGTCCCGCCATGGGAATTGGATCGCCGCCACTCTTACCACGGGCGGTGAGCGAAATACCTAAGAGTTCGGATGCTCGCTTTGCATCGTCATAGAAGAGTTCGTAGAAGTCACCCATGCGGTAAAATAATAACATTTCTGGGTTTTCGGCCTTGAGCGTCAAATATTGACGCATCATAGGTGTGTGTTTTTCTAGGTTTTGGGTGTCGATTGCATTCATCTACAGCTCGTTTCTTCTATGGGGTATTGAACAGGCAAGGTGCTCCATTGGAGCCGCCTTAAAAATATGATGCCAATATTAGCAATTTTTCGAGCCAGTTGCGTCTTTAAAGAATAAATAGTCAGATTGAATTTTTCTTCTGCAACAAGTGCTTCTAATTGAGTGAACACGGCTAGAAAAAAATAATCATGATCAGCACTTGATACTGTATGATTGTACAGTATACTAGTTTGCATATTGAGACCCCTATTCGAGCAGGATAAAGTTTTCCTAAGCTCAAATAGCGGAGTCGCCACGAGTTTATATCGGCGTTGTTGCCGTGACTTAGATTATGCGCGAAGAGGATATCGGAATGAAGATTGATGCGAACAAAGAGAAAGCACTGAATGCCGTTTTAAGTCAGATTGAGAAACAGTTCGGTAAAGGCTCTATCATGAAACTGGGCGAGAATCGCTCGATGGATGTTGAGACTATCTCTACCGGATCACTTTCTTTAGATGTTGCACTCGGTGCCGGTGGACTTCCTTTAGGACGTATCGTTGAGATTTACGGACCAGAATCTTCGGGTAAGACAACACTGACGTTAGAGGTCATTGCTGCCGCACAACGCCAAGGTAGAGTATGTGCCTTTATCGATGCAGAGCATGCGTTAGACCCTATATATGCTAAAAAGTTAGGTGTCGATATCGATAACCTACTCTGTTCTCAGCCAGATACTGGTGAGCAGGCGTTAGAGATCTGTGATGCCTTGACCCGTTCTGGTGCCGTCGATGTCATCGTCGTCGATTCGGTTGCGGCCTTGACACCGAAAGCTGAGATTGAAGGGGAAATCGGTGATTCACACATGGGGCTTGCGGCCCGTATGATGAGTCAGGCGATGCGTAAGCTTGCCGGTAACCTGAAGCAGACCAATACCATGCTTATCTTCATCAACCAGATCCGTATGAAGATTGGTGTAATGTTCGGTAACCCTGAAACCACAACCGGTGGTAATGCACTTAAGTTTTACGCTTCTGTTCGCCTCGATATTCGCCGTATCGGTGCAATCAAAGATCGTGACGAAGTTATCGGTAACGAGACCCGTGTCAAAGTGGTTAAAAACAAGATAGCAGCACCATTTAAACAGGCTGAATTCCAAATTCTTTATGGAAAAGGCATCAACCGTACTGGTGAACTCGTCGACCTTGGTGTGATACATAAATTAGTCGAGAAAGCGGGTGCCTGGTACAGCTATAAAGGCAATAAAATTGGTCAGGGCCGTGCAAATGCAGGTAAGTATCTAATTGAACATCCTGAAATTGCGGAAGAAATTGAAACTGCACTTCGTGGCATGTTACTCGCATCTCCCGATGCGGCTGAATCAGCGACTGGTGATGAGAATGTGGATCTCGAGACTGGTGAAGTATTCTAGAGATGTGTTTAATCACAGGCGATAGAATATAAGTCACTCGGTGGGCCATTCGGCCCACTAGATCGCGGTTTCGCAACTTGCGCGCCGCGACTATTTCTAACCATATCAGTAAGGGCCATGGCCCAACCCCCATCACGTATCAAACAGGTGATAACTAAAATAGGTTACGTCTAAGATCAAATCCCCTCATACTGGACTAGGATCGCTTTGACGATTAATCGAGTTCATCCGTTGTAAAGCCCTATTTTTTCACACTCTATCTTCATTTCGCGCAATACCCTCCCTAAAACTCTGGTTGTTATTCTTTAGACTGCTTATAATACGGCTCAAAATAGCGCAAGTGTTTTGAATAACGATTGTCAGTTTGATTAATTAATCGTCCAACACAATGCCAATAATTTAAGTAATCTCAATTCAGGGTGATTTCATGTATCAAAGCACTGCAGCGCTAAGAACTGCTTTCTTGGAGTATTTCCGCAAAAATGGTCATCAGGTTGTGGACAGCAGTTCACTGGTCCCTGTTAACGATCCTACGTTACTCTTTACTAACGCGGGTATGAACCAGTTCAAAGACGTATTTCTGGGTGAAGATAAACGTAATTACACTCGTGCTACCTCGTCCCAGCGCTGTGTACGTGCCGGCGGTAAACATAACGATTTAGATAACGTAGGTTACACTGCACGTCATCATACTTTCTTCGAGATGTTAGGTAACTTCAGCTTCGGTGATTACTTTAAGCGTGAAGCGATCACATTTGCGTGGAACTTCCTGACTCAAGAGCTGAACATTCCTAAAGAGCGTCTGTGCGTCACCATTTATGATACAGATGATGAAGCCTATGATATCTGGACCAAAGAGATAGGTGTTCCGGCTGAAAACTTGATCCGCATCGGTGATAATAAAGGCGCTCCATATGCCTCTGACAACTTCTGGCAGATGGGTGACACGGGTCCTTGTGGTCCTTGCTCCGAAATTTTTTATGATCATGGCGAGCATATCTGGGGCGGTCGTCCTGGTACGCCAGAAGAAGATGGTGACAGATTCATC
Coding sequences:
- the ispF gene encoding 2-C-methyl-D-erythritol 2,4-cyclodiphosphate synthase, translating into MNIRIGHGFDVHKFGGDAPLLLGGVHVPYELGLIAHSDGDVVLHAISDAILGSVALGDIGKHFPDTDEEFKGADSRHLLRHCYKLARDKGFELGNLDVTIIAQVPKMAPHIAAIREVLSQDLETNIDNINVKATTTEKLGFTGRKEGIAVEAVVLVTKIAI
- the truD gene encoding tRNA pseudouridine(13) synthase TruD; translated protein: MIELHYLHGKPASKADLRTQNSDFIVQEILPFSPTGEGEHHLLHIRKEGLNTADVVKILSGFAHVHPKEVTYAGQKDKNAVTEQWFGVRIPGKETPDWASLNCDELTILSSDRHSKKLRIGALAGNRFSLTLRNVTDMQDVLTRLALINETGVPNYFGEQRFGHDGKNLVFGRQMFTGRKVKDRKKRSMYLSAVRSYLFNYVTSMRLTEHGLEKLDGDSVMLAGSRSYFVAEQWDDALLKRLDEKDIQLSAPMWGRGSALPQGNAADFEAKALAEFDTDRDGLEHAGLEQERRPLLLEPQHLSYQQEGDDVIVIKFALPAGSFATSVLREVFDYEDVREREFRQRQLERREQEQGSA
- the surE gene encoding 5'/3'-nucleotidase SurE — its product is MIKILVSNDDGVTAPGIKALSDALSVSYQVMTVGPDRNCSGASSSLTLTNPLRINTLSNGFVSVSGTPTDSVHLAIRELYSDEPDMVVAGINAGANLGDDTLYSGTVAAAMEGRFLGLPAVAVSLVGSKLAHFDTAAHFACRIIAGLLNKPIAQDQILNINVPDLPIDEIKGIKVTRLGARHRAEGMIKAQDPAGRDIYWLGPPGDEQDASEGTDFHAVNHGYVSVTPLTVDLTAFERITPLQEWIDKI
- a CDS encoding protein-L-isoaspartate(D-aspartate) O-methyltransferase, producing MNGVATTSALNLARSLHESGIESEKVLQALANTPRELFLDAALGHKAYENTALPIGQGQTISQPYIVARMTELLLDRNPSKVLEIGTGSGYQSAILAQLVPELCTVERIKSLQIQARQRLKKIDLHNISFKYGDGWKGWPNKGPFDAIMVTAAASSVPQALLTQLVDGGVLVIPVGEESQQLLKVVRKGESFTSEVVEMVRFVPLINGELA
- a CDS encoding peptidoglycan DD-metalloendopeptidase family protein, which produces MNCKNLLLLALCICFVGCSFQSDRPAPVVNVTTPVMATYNKGSLKSDSYLVKRGDTLYSIAWASNNDFIDLAKKNKLKKPYVIYPGQKLNLSLTSTVTNSQTTKTVPNNPPKVVSTKTKTNKKQTHTPVVTTSKQPEVAKKKPLDPVKESAYSVTTSQQDINKSVHRPTTQLPTKVSKWLWPVRGKLIGRFSANEQGNKGIKIAGNRGEIIKSAADGRVVYAGSALRGYGNLVIIKHSDNFLSAYAHADKILVKEKQFVSMGQTLATMGNTGTDRVMLHFEIRYHGKSVNPLKYLPKQ
- the rpoS gene encoding RNA polymerase sigma factor RpoS — protein: MGRRTSTAIAEPLVDLSKNESDVKTKKGNKLQEAELEQQVQDDLQKNLDATQLYLGEIGFSPLLSAEEEVYFSRKALKGCGKSRNRMIESNLRLVVKIARRYNNRGLALLDLIEEGNLGLIRAVEKFDPERGFRFSTYATWWIRQTIERAIMNQTRTIRLPIHVVKELNVYLRTARELAHKLDHEPTAEEIAAKLDLPSSDVSRMLKLNERITSVDTPLGGDNDKALLDVLAADDNVGPDYKVQDEDMSKSVVKWLDELNTKQREVLARRFGLLGYEPSTLENVGKEIGLTRERVRQIQVEALKRLKDLLGAQGLSVEAIFKS
- the mutS gene encoding DNA mismatch repair protein MutS gives rise to the protein MNAIDTQNLEKHTPMMRQYLTLKAENPEMLLFYRMGDFYELFYDDAKRASELLGISLTARGKSGGDPIPMAGLPYHAVEGYLAKLVQLRVSVAICEQIGDPATSKGPVERKVVRLVTPGTLTDEALLQERQDNLLAAVYHGKAGFGYATLDLSSGRFVVSELETREGLEAELQRTNPAELLYSEDFSEMPLIKGFNGKRRRPEWEFDFDTSRKLLLDQFKTKDLRGFGLENARLSLQAAGCLMQYVKDTQRTALPHINSIVLFNQDDSIVLDAATRRNLELTINLQGGRENTLSAILDNTTTPMGSRMLQRWIHEPLRNKQQIESRLSALTELLDSGLFDTLTPHLKALGDIERITARLALRSARPRDFSRLKQALSTLPDIQQLLIGCQSPHLKRLATIIGEFPDELALLDRAIIDNPPMLIRDGGVLRDGYNEELDQWRALSKGATDYLKELEAREKNSTGISTLKVGYNRVHGYYIEVSRRESDLVPLSYQRRQTLKNTERYIIAELKEHEEKVLSSQGKALALEKQLWEQLFDLLLPKLHELQQFAQGAAELDVISNFAERAETLNYRCPTLTDTSGIHIESGRHPVVEQVSQSPFIANPVTLNSTRKMLIVTGPNMGGKSTYMRQVALITLMAHIGSYVPAQDAIIGPVDRIFTRIGASDDLASGRSTFMVEMTETANILHNATTQSLVLMDEIGRGTSTYDGLSLAWSAAEYLAEKIEAMTLFATHYFELTQLPDLIDNVENVHLDAIEHGDTIVFMHAVQEGAASKSYGLQVAALAGVPARVIAAAKHKLHHLESRDSKGSTQESPQQAMVFPEPQISPVEDALQGINPDDLSPKQALEILYRLKQLA
- the recA gene encoding recombinase RecA gives rise to the protein MKIDANKEKALNAVLSQIEKQFGKGSIMKLGENRSMDVETISTGSLSLDVALGAGGLPLGRIVEIYGPESSGKTTLTLEVIAAAQRQGRVCAFIDAEHALDPIYAKKLGVDIDNLLCSQPDTGEQALEICDALTRSGAVDVIVVDSVAALTPKAEIEGEIGDSHMGLAARMMSQAMRKLAGNLKQTNTMLIFINQIRMKIGVMFGNPETTTGGNALKFYASVRLDIRRIGAIKDRDEVIGNETRVKVVKNKIAAPFKQAEFQILYGKGINRTGELVDLGVIHKLVEKAGAWYSYKGNKIGQGRANAGKYLIEHPEIAEEIETALRGMLLASPDAAESATGDENVDLETGEVF